In the Populus trichocarpa isolate Nisqually-1 chromosome 1, P.trichocarpa_v4.1, whole genome shotgun sequence genome, one interval contains:
- the LOC7491380 gene encoding G-type lectin S-receptor-like serine/threonine-protein kinase CES101 isoform X7, with protein MLSSMARRIYRFLLFCFCASHVLAADTLYQGGDSLNSSSTLVSKNGLFTLGFTRLGSAESNASYLGIWYNNDTSHPFWLANRDKPISDTSGVLAIDGSGNMKLIYSGGDPVEFYSSQSSATNITAILEDSGNFVLKDENSGSQQVLWQSFDFPTDTFLPGMKLGINHRTGQTWSLMSWLSDLAPTPAGAFTFEWDTNGKELVIKRRDVIYWTTGPLRSNTSFEIPFLDAAVLDFSFINDSNADEDYFMFTVSANQFTPQGQRNFSMWQLEYDGSIVDNTTSRTYGGSTCKGNNTDGGCERWSGPACRSNRNSFELRRGYFVNTVPIKVDDNSSLSISDCMDICWKDCQCVGVPTVGNNANDTGCTFYYGSFTQDLSGNAIQYHIIVQGSTGKRNWIWIILASVGFVSLMGLAGLLWYLRRRRLREKYLNELLTLDSTNDTLELENDGNKGHNLKVYTAATIMAATNSFSADNKLGQGGFGPVYKGKLPDGREIAVKRLSRNSGQGLVEFKNELILIAKLQHMNLVRLLGCCIQGEEKMLVYEYMPNKSLDTFIFDQSKRELIDWKKRFEIIEGIAQGLLYLHKYSRLRIIHRDLKASNILLDENLNPKISDFGMARIFKINDLEGNTNQIVGTRGYMSPEYVMEGIFSVKSDVFSFGVLLLEIVSGRRIQGLLEIDGRPLNLVGYAWELWKAGSPFELVDPILRESCSKDQVLRCIHVGLLCVEDNAVDRPIMSDVISMLTSEAQLPLPKQPAFSSARSVMEGKSFSNPAETGSKNYVSVSTMDAR; from the exons ATGTTATCTTCCATGGCTAGAAGGATCTACcggttccttttgttttgcttcTGTGCCTCTCACGTTTTGGCAGCAGACACACTGTACCAAGGTGGTGATTCCCTCAATTCTTCCAGTACTCTAGTTTCCAAAAATGGGCTCTTCACTTTAGGATTCACAAGACTCGGCTCTGCCGAGTCGAATGCTAGCTACTTGGGAATATGGTACAACAATGACACAAGCCACCCTTTTTGGCTAGCCAACAGAGACAAACCCATATCAGACACTTCAGGGGTTCTTGCAATAGATGGATCGGGAAATATGAAACTCATCTACTCTGGAGGTGATCCTGTTGAGTTCTATTCAAGTCAATCTTCTGCAACCAATATAACAGCTATTTTAGAAGATTCAGGCAATTTTGTTCTCAAAGATGAAAATTCTGGCAGCCAACAGGTCTTATGGCAAAGCTTTGACTTTCCTACTGACACATTCTTGCCTGGAATGAAGTTAGGGATCAACCATAGAACTGGCCAAACCTGGTCCCTCATGTCGTGGTTGAGCGACTTAGCACCCACTCCCGCTGGTGCTTTCACTTTTGAATGGGATACTAATGGAAAGGAGTTGGTCATTAAGCGGCGAGATGTAATTTATTGGACTACTGGACCATTGAGGAGCAATACTAGTTTCGAAATTCCTTTTCTGGATGCAGCGGTTCTTGATTTCAGTTTTATTAATGATTCTAACGCAGACGAGGATTACTTTATGTTCACAGTTTCTGCAAATCAATTTACTCCTCAGGGTCAAAGGAATTTTTCAATGTGGCAGTTGGAATATGATGGGAGCATAGTAGATAACACTACTAGTCGAACATATGGGGGATCAACATGTAAAGGAAATAACACAGATGGTGGTTGCGAGAGGTGGTCAGGACCGGCATGCAGGAGCAATAGGAACAGTTTTGAACTGAGACGAGGATACTTTGTTAACACAGTTCCTATTAAGGTCGACGATAATTCTAGTCTTAGTATTAGTGATTGCATGGACATCTGCTGGAAAGATTGTCAATGTGTTGGTGTTCCTACCGTAGGCAATAATGCCAACGATACTGGATGCACGTTTTATTATGGAAGCTTTACACAAGACCTGAGTGGAAATGCAATTCAATACCACATCATTGTTCAAGGCTCTACAG GGAAAAGGAATTGGATATGGATTATTTTAGCTTCTGTGGGATTTGTTTCACTGATGGGGCTCGCGGGACTCTTGTGGTATCTGAGAAGGAGAAGACTTAGAG AGAAGTATCTCAATGAGTTGCTGACATTGGATTCAACGAACGATACGCTTGAACTCGAAAATGACGGAAACAAGGGCCATAATTTAAAGGTATATACTGCAGCAACAATTATGGCTGCTACAAATTCCTTTTCTGCAGACAATAAACTTGGACAAGGTGGCTTTGGACCAGTTTACAAG GGGAAATTGCCGGATGGGCGAGAGATAGCGGTAAAAAGATTGTCTAGAAATTCAGGACAAGGACTGGTGGAATTCAAAAACGAGCTTATACTCATAGCTAAATTGCAACACATGAATCTTGTCAGGCTCCTAGGCTGCTGCATTCAAGGGGAAGAGAAAATGTTAGTGTACGAATACATGCCTAATAAAAGCTTGGATACATTTATATTTG ATCAATCAAAAAGGGAGCTCATAGACTGGAAGAAGCGATTTGAAATCATTGAAGGGATAGCTCAAGGGCTCCTTTACCTTCATAAGTATTCAAGATTGAGGATAATTCACCGAGATTTGAAGGCTAGCAACATACTACTTGATGAAAATCTGAACCCCAAAATTTCTGATTTTGGCATGGCAAGAATTTTCAAGATCAATGATTTAGAAGGAAATACAAACCAAATTGTTGGGACGCG TGGATATATGTCCCCTGAGTATGTTATGGAGGGCATTTTCTCTGTGAAATCTGATGTCTTCAGTTTTGGAGTTCTACTACTGGAAATTGTGAGTGGTAGAAGGATCCAAGGCCTTCTTGAAATAGACGGCCGCCCTCTCAATCTTGTGGGATAT GCATGGGAGCTATGGAAAGCAGGTAGCCCATTTGAGCTGGTGGATCCAATACTAAGAGAATCTTGCTCCAAAGACCAAGTCTTGAGATGCATTCATGTGGGCTTGCTATGTGTAGAAGACAATGCAGTGGATAGGCCGATTATGTCAGATGTTATATCAATGCTAACAAGTGAAGCACAATTACCACTTCCCAAACAGCCTGCATTTTCCAGTGCAAGAAGTGTTATGGAAGGAAAGAGCTTCAGCAATCCTGCAGAGACTGGTTCCAAAAATTATGTTTCGGTGTCAACAATGGATGCGAGATAG